The Danio aesculapii chromosome 22, fDanAes4.1, whole genome shotgun sequence genomic sequence AttgttttaaaaccgccaaaaattTCTGCTATATCGTTCTATATGcaagttttttttaggacaacagtatctccagcagaaaatatttcCAAAACAACTATTCAAGTtgaaagaaatcagtgtttttgaaacaaatgaaaacagcagaagtcaataattaatttgatagatttagcctgacatgttattgctccaaaatattgaaaaagtttctcaaaataaaatattttgtgttcaaatggggaaaaaagtcaagtttttttactcagacatttaaaaagaaaatattttagaggTGTATTAATAATATCATAAAAACTGATATCGTGATgtatttatccaaggttattttATTCGAATCTTATTGTGTTTTATAATCTGTTGCATATATATGCTTTTCTTCATATTTCACGTTCATCTGTgtagggttgcatggtttacctgtactatggtagtatcatgatactatggctccaaaatactggcagtgccactgtagtttgtaaacggtagtatcgtcaatAATGATTTATCTACagtagataatgttgcatgtggaaaagtcagtAAAATACTCATGTTTATGCaacaataaatcattttattttaatagtgtgtttagccctttaaggttgcaaaactgtagaaTTTGCATGTCCTATGTCCATTTCCTATTGCATGTTTTCTGACGCTTCAGTTCGAAAACAAATCttaatcagttcatttctgttcctgttaatataatttagtagctacagctaggcatgggacaataatcgttttcaaggtataccgcggtttggaaaagtcaatgttttaaaaccgccaaatttttctgttataccgttcctaaggtttgtgtacaattttttatttttattttttatttttttaggacaacagtatctccagtagaaaaaaaaatccaatgaagttgttttaaattgtaaagaaatctgtgtttttgaaacaaatgaagacagcagaagtctataattcattttaattattcagcctgacatttTACTGCTGCAAAAtactttaaatctttaaaaaaataaaatataatgttgtCAGAGaggaaattttttatttttttttatccagacatttaaaaaatgtatattttagagcagtgagcacactaccgtgataccgtgaaaccctgatatttttttccatggttatcatacagtcagagTCTTActccggcccatgcctagctacaacaaccacaacaatctctttaaaagaactaCTCACAAAGTGAAGTTGTGAATTACTAATTGTTCCGTGataacccaaaatagcaacaggaaacattgaaacaatttttgaccacttcaaatAGCCTGATTTTGTTGGGAAATGACTAAAGCTAAATGTAAAGTTTGTAGCCTAGCTAAGTGATTTcatgtattgaggtaaagttggttttatattcgagTATTCGTTCATTTTTGACACTGTGCCTGTGTTGTTTACctcgctactttgaatattccagggttcatacggtcattgAAAACCTGGAGAAGTCATGAAATTTCGACATGGCATATAGCCtgattttgttggaaaaaaacgctcttttgtaacaaatttaatttggtataatttgtatcttagtttaatgtatttttgttcatcagttatctacaaaataaacaaaaagaatgaaaacattttaggtgaagtttTTGGCTTTAAGGTAAATATTCAAGTAGACCTAATATAACCTATAAAATTTAgcatttctgacaattttctttattatttgagTCATGAATttcagtatcgcaatactacttggcatcatgatacttcagctggtatagcaTCGTAAGATTAaataatggtatcgcgacaaccgtACTTCTGTGCAATAGTGAAGAAGATTTTATGAATTTATCTGCATTTATACACACTTCCTTTGGCTCATCatgtaatgttttagtttttatttattttgatccaGCTAttggaaaataatttttaaagcttacaaaattatatattttattatatgttaatatatgttaataaattatATGTGCATGTTGCTATTGTAGCAAATACCTTATAGGATCACATTTTTACCTTTTATTCTTTATCAACGATATGCTAAAAATTTAACTATTTTGCTTTGACTTCAGGTCCGATGGAAGACAGTAaggagagtgaagaactgaatgAATTGGAGGACAAACAACACATCAAAACTGAAGAAATAACTTTAAGTTGCTTTCAGATTGAAAGTGAATTTCCCCTGACGCAAACAGCTAACAAAAAATTCACCTGCTCTCAGTGTGGAAAAAGTTTCTCATATAAAGTAAGTCTTGCACGTCATATGACCACTCATACTGGAGAAAAGAAGCACACATGTGATCGGTGTGGGAAAAAATTCCCATACAAAGGAAGTCTTGCACATCACAtcagaattcacactggagaaaagaaCTACctatgtgatcagtgtggaaaaaGATTCCTGTCTAAAAAAAGGCTTCAAGctcacatgagaattcacactggagaaaaacctttCGCATGTGATCAATGTGGGAAGAGGTTTCGAATTAAAGGACAACTTAAACGTCATATAGCAATTCACAGTGGAGACAAACCACATACATGTACTCATTGTGGGTGGAGGTTTACACAAAAAGGACACTTAATTGatcacatgaaaatccacactggagaaaagccgtaCACATGTgaccagtgtgggaagagttaccCATTCAACGCAAGTCTTAAGAAACACATGGTTGTTCACACCGGAGAGAGGCTGCATACGTGCgatcaatgtgggaagagtttcgcAACAGGGGGAGCTCTCAATGTTCACATAAAAAGCCACAGCGGAGAGAAGCCGCACACATGCGaacaatgtgggaagagtttcaagcAGAAAACACCACTTAATAATCACgtgaaaatccacactggagaaaagctgCACACGTGTGATCAGTGTGGTAAAGGTTTTCCATATAAAGCAAGTCTTAAACATCACATGAGCATTCATAGTGGAGAAAAGCCACACACGTGTGATCATTGCGGGAGGAGCTTTGCACAAAAAGGAAATCTTAAAGatcacatgaaaatccacacAGGAGAAAAGCCGTACACATGTGAtcagtgcgggaagagtttccGGTTCAAAGGCCATCTTAAGAAACACATGGCAATccatactggagagaaaccacacaaatgtgatcagtgCGGGATGTGCTTTGCATGCATTGGAGTTCTTAATAAGCACATGGTAGTCCATTCTGGAGTAAAGGCGCACAAATGTGATCAGTGTGGGAAGAGGTTTACACACAAAGAAAGTCTCAAACGTCACATGAGTCTTCATAGTGGAGAGAACCTGCAGGCGTGTGACCGGTGTGAGAAGAGTTTTACGGACAAAGGTCgttttaatgaacacatgaaaatccacacaGGAGAAAAGCCACACGCATGtgatcagtgtgggaagagtttctcgATAAAAGGAAACCTTAAAGATCACATGAAAATCCACAGTGGAGAGAAGCCGTACTCTTGTGAGCATTGTAGGAAGAGTTTCATATCCAACGCAAAACTTACAAAGCACATGAAAATCCACACAGGAGAGAAGCCGTACACGTGTGAtcagtgcgggaagagtttcacacaGGCAAACAATCTTAAAATGCACATTCGCTCTCATACTGGAGAAAGACCGTATAACTGTGATCAGTGCAGCAAAACATTTGCCGGACCAGAAAACCTGAAGAACCACCTGAAAGTTCACACACAGGAGAAACCtcacgtgtgtttgtgtggaaagagttttccACGACTGACTGCTTTAAAGTTACACCAGAAAAGGCATTGTTCATACTGTGACGAGATTTGATCCATATTGGAAAAAAGCTGGACAAATGTGCATGGAGAGTTTTGCACAAGTAAATCGTCTTAAATTATAACTGTTAACGTGTGATCAGTgagatttattaatttttttaattaattatttgttagaTTCCCagctgaaaaataaaaagaaatttcatatacagttgaagtcacaattattagcctacctttttatttttttatttatttatatttcccaaatcttctggagaaagtctgattcgttttatttcggctagaataaaagcagttgtaaatttttttaaaaaaacatttaaaggtcaaaattattagcccctttaagctatatatttttcgatattctatagaacaaaccatcgttatacaataacttgcctaattatcctaacctgcctagttaacctaattaacctagttaagcctttaaatgtcactttaagctgtatagaagtgtcttaaaaaatatctagtcaaatattatttactgtcatcatggcaaagataaaataaatcagttattagagatgagttattaaaactattatgtttagaaatgtgttgggaaaaaaaatctctctgttaaacaaaaaatggggaaaaaaaataaacaggggggctaataattctgactttaactctatATGAAAAGCCATGTGGTCTCTTTGTGGAAAGTTTTTTTTGACCCTTTAACTCTGCTATGGTTTACACTACATAGCATTGttggtttagaaaaaaaatcaaacaaacataatcctgttgcactactacacttgatgttggttttattgtaaaaaaaataataaatccaagacaatgtgttaaatgagaatctgaaatattttaagcCATAGGTCAAAAAAAAGGGAggatttagtgttcaaaaatgtttattttgataagttttattttgataataagtttttaaaaagttgcaATCGACATCATTCTTGCTCGAAGAATAAAGCCATACAAGTTATACACGTATCACGTCTTATGTGAACtcaagttatttttttatatagatgCGCAGAAAAATGTGCAAAAAGAGAGAAATCGGCACCACTTTGCCTTTCCTCATATTTTTAGATACCCCTGTTAACAACAACTGAGGACACACAGCAGATTCTGTTCTTCTTATTGGCATGTGATTGTGTCACAAGAAGACGGCAAGATTTGTTTGAGCTTGAGTTGACTATGGCTCATTATATGTACTATTATGATGTCATGTCTCCGCTGTGGATTTAAAAATGACGCTTCCTGTGTTGTCATTCTCAAGCCTGGTTGCACATGCTAGTGGCGATTCCTTGTAAACCAATGGCATTCAGCTCAGAGTCTAGAAACACTCTTTTGGTGCCATACTGCTGTGCTAGATATCCTTTGGAATGGTTGCCAATAAGTGTGTAAAGGTTTGCTTTTTTGGAAAGATTGACAGTGTAAATGGACATAAATGCATGCCATGCTGTACTGTATTGAACCATAAGGCTTAGTGAAAACAGGCAACTGGTTTAGAGTTTGAAATTAAAGTCCCATTAATCCTTGTgactaaattaaaatgattatccTGGTAAGTGGTTTATTTACATATCTGATGTATTTGTGATGAGTGGTGTGGGTACTGTCAATTTATGTAAGTGAGTGACACTTAGGCCCTATTCGACTGCACACGACAAGCGACTGACCGGAAGTCATACATTTctaatggagagtagtccgggagctgcgtggaggTCCGATCATCTTTGTATGCGAAAAATTCGGATCTGATTTGAGCTGCGAGGACACTGAAATAtgtcctgcgactagaccgtatgcgaccggccgaccggatgtgatgtattccggTGTTGTCTAAGCAGGTCCGTGTGCGCGAgatgaaaatttttattttttttcgttattttaagtttaaagatTAAAAGCTTATATTAAACATTTCTATTCGTAAATGagcaattaaacatttttttaggttgtctccacattcccttcAAAATGTTTagtggtctatgagtttctagtattgcattcattcaaccatggtgaacgcacagagaataaaggctcgtgcttttgcactcctttatttcggacactgcgagaATCAGCTTTTCTCCCATGGTGcacaacaaaactgaaaattctgtgtgacagccacaagggggcgtattctgaCAGTCATGTCCAAATTTCAGGTGCATTGGAAAGGCGGCTTCAGACTGGCCTTGAGTCCCAGAAGAAGCTCCATAGGGATTAAAGGAAAGGTGTTGACAGTAGAAGAAGAgtggccatgatgacagtttcTTCACTAAGCTTATTTATCAAATGAAGTCATTTCTTTCATGCTTTACGATGTGCAGCAATGAATGACTTTGGATGACTTTTTTAACTGTAGGCTTTCAAACTGCATTATTACAGAACAATGTTATAAagctctggcttcagctctgagatcaaacccttCACACCTGATAGAGCTGGATCTCAGAGGAAATGATCCTGGACAATCAGGAGTGAAGGAGCTCAATGAATTACTGCAGGATCCACACTGTACACTGAAGACACTGAGGTtggttatctttaaaaaaaagttatgttttggagaatttaaattattaaaagattTTCATAAGCTTTTGTAAATATATTCtataatatcagtgcatttgGTCTTTCTTCAGGTTTTTGAGTCCTGCTGCTGATGAAGACTGTCAGTTTGTGTCTGGATTTGTGGGTAAAAACCCGTTACTCCTGAAAGAGCTGAATCTGAGTGATCGTGAACTAGGAGTCACAGGAGTGAATCAAATCTCTGCTCTGCTGCAGGACAAACACTGTACCATCAAGACACTTGTGTgggtatttataatatataatatttataaagtgttcattgcacaaaaaattattcattatattgTCTCCTGTACAATATTTTAGGCTGCATAACTGTGGTCTAACAGAGGAAAGCTGTTCAGCTCTCACTACAATCCTGAGATCAAACACCGGTCTAAAAGAGCTTGACATAAGCAACAATaatctgcaggattcaggagtgaagaaACTCCAAAGTGGAATAGAAAATTGCACATTGGCGAAACTCAGGTGAGTTTAACAAACTGTTCATTggttaaaataaattgttttatagaagtgtatttattattataagctACATTATAACTTCTTTCCTCTAGTCTTTCAGACTGCAGTATCAGTGATGAAGGTTATAAagctctggcttcagctctgagatcaaacccttCACACCTGATAGAGCTGGATCTCAGAGGAAATGATCCTGGACTATCAGTAGTGAAGAAGCTCACTGAGTTACTGCAGGATCCACACTGTACGCTGAAAACACTGAGGTGAGACCTGATGAAACAATACAACATAATACAGTGAAGCAATGATTATACAGTAGGTAGAGCGTGTGTATGTCCATGAAACCAGACATgcaaatatattcaattcaattcatgtttatttctgtagtgctttttacaacgtagactgtgtcaaagcagtttaacatagttctagtaaagtccagatttcagagttgaagttcaatatagtttaattttcactgctgaaagttcaaacactgaagagcgaaTCCATCATTGAGCAGCTCCACATATATGTGGAAAAATGATGTTTATGAAgacatgtataaatatatgaagaCAGATATTGTGCACAACTCCTCCAGACTCATTTTTCTGAGGTGAGACCCTGGAGAAGGCATGCTGGACCTCCAACTGCTGCCTAGGCACCACAGAAATGGTTGCCCAGGTGTTAATTGAAACACAAATTCAGAGTATGGATCACCATGCTTTGCCACACatcacttttactttcactttcactttcaatgAAATGTGCCTTAATTCACAACAAGAGgaaaaatgtgtctttttttctttggAGATAAATGGGTAGGGTGATTACTAGAATGCAAATGCATTCAGCTATGAATCAAAAATCGTGTATACCTGCATGTTCAGTGGTATTGCCTGACATACAAATCTATTCATTGGCCATTTCTGAAGAAGTAACAGGGGCTTTCAGGTGACATTCTTTATCAATAAATTCTTAACAAGTCTATCTATCATAAATGAaagtagagcaggggtgtccaaactcggtcctggagggccagtgtccttttagctccaacttgcctcaacacacctgcaaggatgtttctagaaagcctagtaagagtttgattagctTGTCCAGGTGTgactgattggggttggaactaaacttcaAGGGGCATCGGCCCTcctggaccaagtttggacacccctgaactaGAGTCTTTGATATAAACATTTTGCATTTCtatgtacatttaattaaaatttgctTAATCTTTTCTGTCTGCAGGTTTTTGAGTCCTGCTGCAGATGAAGTTTGCCAGTATTTGACTCGGATTGAGGGTAAAAATCCGTTATTCCTGAAAGAACTTACTCTAAGTTTACATGAACTAGGAGACACACGAGTGAATCAGCTCACTGATCTACTGCAGGATAAACACTGTCAGATCAACACACTCATGTGAGTATTGTTCATTAATGTGTACGTTCAATTAAAATCACAGGTTTTCACAATATAATCTAGgtcatggggaaaaaaaaaattcattcatttaccaaCTGATAACTCTTTAACATTGTTCAATATATTAGCTAAGAAACAGCTGGAAATGTGTTTTTAGAGAATTTATGAATCTAagcttatattaaataataattacagttaaataataaattaaatagtaCTATATGCATTTGATTTAGGTGTTAGATTGATTTCACCTTGAATTCACTTACAGAATATTTAGTCATTTTGAGGTACAAATGGCAGTTTTAAATAAGCAATTACTGTCAGACAGGACAAACTAATGAACCAAAACATTAAATGATCAGCATAGATATGACCTGTTTTCTACAGTCTTTGGAATTGCAAAATTACAGCGGAACAGTGTGTGATCCTGACTTAAGCTCTGAAATCAAACCCATCACACCTGAGAGAACTGGAGCTCAGTgggaatcaaataaaaaacacaggAGTAAGTCACTTATGTGAATTACTGAAGGATTCACACTGTAAACTGGAAAAGTTGAGGTGCGTAACATTCACATACATAATTATAATTGATCGTACATTTTAATCTAAACGATAACATCCATTTATCAAGTCTGGAGTAAATATGTTCCAAATTCGAAATGTAACTTGTATCCTTGAATTATGTTTGCTCCTGATATTTTGGTGTGTAATTGAAATAAGCTTTGTGCTGCTCATGATGTATTTACTCTCACATGAACTTCACAGCCTGTATGAATGCAGTATTACAGGGGAACAGTGTGTGATCctgacttcagctctgaaatcaaacccatcacacctgagagagctgaaCCTCAGTGGAAATGAAATAAGAAACACAGGAGTGAATCTCTTATGTGAAGTACTGAAGGATTCACACTGTAAACTGAAGACACTGAAGtaagaaataaacattgttatttaAATGAAACAGAATGAAGTATGTAATCTTTCTAATTTCTATCAATGAAGGTTGAAAAGCTGTTCTCTGACAGATGAAGGTTGTTCTGCTGtgacttcagctctgaaatcaaACCCATCACACCTGAGAGAACTGAACCTGAGTATCAATGAAATAGGAGACTCTGGAGTGAAAAACCTCAGTGATTTACTGATGAACAAACAATGCAAACTGGAAAAACTACAGTTAGTATCATTATACTCTAAAGCAGTTTCAGTATTTAGTGACTATTTCAAGACAACAGTCTCAAGTTAATCATGTACAGCACTTAATTTTCTGGCATTTCCTCTTGAATCTTTTATTACATAACTAGTATTAGCTATTAGCTATgtgacaataaaatgttttaatattctgAAACCTGACAAATTTGCTGTGAAACTAGATGGAAGCGAAGTCTAAAAATAATGCAACATGGCACAATCAACTTAAATATGTGTATAACATGGAACCAAATCATCATTTACCTGTTTTCAGTCTGAATAGATGCAGAAtaacagagagtgtgtggtcCTGGCTTCAGCTCTGAAATCAAACCCATCACACCTGAGAGAACTAGACCTCAGTGAAGATCAAGTAAGAAACACAGGACTGAATCAATTATGTGACATACTGAAGGATCCAGAATGTGAGCTGGCGATATTAAGGTGAGGCACATCATAGGTGTAAAAATCACCTAGTTTAAgatcatataatatattttttaattgttttctttttccagTCTAAGGTTCTGTGGCATTACAGATGTCTCTACTTTAACTGTGTGTCTTCTAAACGCAAAGGCACTGCAGTTTCTTAAAGAGCTTGATCTTGCTCATAATAACACTGGAAACTCAATGGCAGAGCTCAAAAATGTGCTACGAGACTCAAACTGTAAACTGAAGTGAGTACATttctcattgttttatgttcatttttttcttaatgcgGTGCAAGTCATATCACATTTAAACCCTCCTCATTGTGTCTGTGAAAAGGTGAACGTGGCGGTAATATATGGTAATTACCAATATATCCATGTTTAATTTTAAGCTGCACTTCCTATAGTAAATTAAAAGACtgaagatttattttctttaaatctttctccaaaactgtaaaacaaatgAGAACATCATTATGAGGCTCTGACTTCTGTGGCCACAatctaaaatgttaaatatttattaaatcttATGTAATATTATGtgtttaataatattgtttaataagaGTTGTGTATgtaatgttaaatgttttatgGTTCTCGATTGATAATATCTGCACAACAAATAAAACCGGTTTTTAGAGCAGCACAACTGTTATCTTTTTTTGTTATCTTCTTATGTGGATACATTTGCACGAAACTGCAGGTATTACcagttttattaaaattgttcatgtttatttttatatataacttGCTTGTATGAATCCATATAAATTGAAAGAGGCTGAGACTCTAAAAATATGTAATGCCGTGTTATTACAGAAATCCTTGTTCAGGAGTGAACTTGGTGGTGGTGATataaatgattttgttttatttacaggtAAAGCAGTGAAGGGAATATAGCCAGTGCTCAGATCAGAGAGGGTTCTGGGTCTTCAGCATAAACCTTACAGTCATAATGATGATGGGATTAAACTCATATGTTAATTATAATTTTGATCATATATCATATACTTTTTGGTTCTGTGAAGAAACATCTAAAAGAGTTTGATTGTGATATTCCCTGTTGTGTTTTGTATGTTAGACTTCAGTTCCATGTTCACTTTTTATGTTCTTTCTTGTTTCCGTGCACCTCTTGTTTATCACTATGGTTACCCCTGTTTTTCTCCCCTGTTTgttatgtcattcattcattttctttttccacTTATTCccctattaatcaggggttgccacagccgaatgaaccaccaacttatccagcatatgtttcacgcagcggatgcccttccagctgcaactcatacACTCCTACATTCACACATATGCACTACGGACAttatagcctacccaattcacctatagtgcatgtctttggactgtgggagaaactggagcacccagaggaaacacacatgaacacagggagaacatgcaaactccacacagaaatgccaaatgatccagccggggctcaaaccagtgaccttctagctgtgaggtgattgtgctactcactcCGCCACCGTGAGGTTCCTGTCTCTACTTCAAATAAAAGTGCTTTACAGACTGAACTAGAAACGCAGTCTTTCATTTGTCAACAGCTCTTCTGTCCTCAGTCAAATCAGTTTGATGTGCACCTTTATTTAActaagattagtttttttaattctatttgTTATTGTTCTTGTcctattcttgtttattttgtctatCCTAAACAACATTTCTATATTACGTTAAAATCGTTGAAgtgaaatattaagtaaaaaagaaatgttttgatgTTAATTGAGATGTGACACTGCTCTCAGGTCAGTTatacttgattttgatttatgAACTAAACTTAATTATCTGACAAAGAAATATCCAGGAACACGTAGTAAATATAATAAGAATGCAATGAAAACGTGAGGTTATAATGAGGTAATTACTTATTTGAAGTTGCTTACCCGTCCATGTCTTTAAACCAGCCTCTGACCTAGTGCCTGTAAAGCAACACTAGTTTGCCGCTCAGAGTTTTTTTAACAGCCACGTGATATTGAATGAGGAAATACAAAACgaaactaaatgaaacatttaCCCACGAGGCAAAAAACTTTTTGTTGAATGTTTAAGTAGCTACCCTAAGGAGTTAAGGATGATTCAAATGAGTTAAACACAATTTGACGCATTATTGACCAAACACTTTGTCAACAAACCTTGTGGGTGGTGCATCGAATAATCAGTCAGATTCAGTTGGATAGATGTTCCACGTTACAACCAAAACAGGTTAGTGCGGGCAAAACATAATACGTGCATATAACCATCGTTGATGTGAAATAGTCTTTATGGACAAGATTTCAAGTAAGTCTTAAAAGTAAATTGCAGCTAATATTAATGATTAAGCGATATTTTATATTGAATAAATTTAAAGTTGCATTAAgttgcaaatgtaaaaaaaatgtaagataatttaaaaaaaagcttgtaTTTTAAAGGTATATCAAAAATGAATGATACACTGCTAAGGTTAATTAAATCAGCACAACGCTGTGTTCAACACTATGATGTATACTGTAATAATTTGAATATGAAAAGTATTATGTTTCTGCAAAATGTGTTCCATGATTGTGACTAACTAAATATGACTATTgtttgcatctatctatctatctatctatctatctatctatctatctatctatctatctatctatctatctatctatctgtctgtctgtctgtctgtctgtctgtctgtctgtctgtctgtctgtctatctatctatctatctatctatctatctatctatctatctatctatctatctatctatctatctatctatctatctatctatctataggctatatatatatactccattGTATATAAACTCCATTGTATTGCACTAtataaatttgttacaaaagattcagtgatgtttttatgttttggacTTTAGGCCGTGGACACTTCACAAACTGGTGTTAAGCTGTTGTTCTGCAGTATTCAGTCAATTagtactgaatttagaaatagttttgaaacaaatctttgcgcttaataaactaaattgattatgtataggctaatggatgtctgtgcatataACACGTTTTGCTATTcacggaagtgaaagtgaaagtaaagaatgaggagccTCATTCTcgcctgtagatgctctgtttaactgttttcttactagtgaagcgttcagtttttccacttacaaagtccgccatgtaaatagaaaatgcgctatggcgcgatgcaactgactcttgtAAATGGGAGGTGAGACTCTGATAGGTTTATTCTCAATTACTTTGCCAGAGTAATTATCATATtcattagggggaggaggcagggaggagttttgcgctcgtgcacgtgcgctcagtttcacgttaattcggatgtacaaagagaatgtGCGTGAGATTCCGCAATTCATGCTtctttatatagcgcttttacaactacaaaaagcagcttaacattgaagttctagtaagTTTAAATTGTGGGTTTAAATTtccctgctgaaagtccaaacactgaagagcaaatccatcgatgtgtaGCTTCACAattcccaaccaagcaagccagtggcgacagtgatgaggaacaaacttcaccaattgatgaagtaAAGGAAAAAACCTAGATAGAAACCAGGCGTAGTTGGACATGACCATTTC encodes the following:
- the LOC130216395 gene encoding gastrula zinc finger protein XlCGF57.1-like gives rise to the protein MHSYDQGEQKPIKTEFIEDYSENRSDPEPFSVKNEDTEGQKGPMEDSKESEELNELEDKQHIKTEEITLSCFQIESEFPLTQTANKKFTCSQCGKSFSYKVSLARHMTTHTGEKKHTCDRCGKKFPYKGSLAHHIRIHTGEKNYLCDQCGKRFLSKKRLQAHMRIHTGEKPFACDQCGKRFRIKGQLKRHIAIHSGDKPHTCTHCGWRFTQKGHLIDHMKIHTGEKPYTCDQCGKSYPFNASLKKHMVVHTGERLHTCDQCGKSFATGGALNVHIKSHSGEKPHTCEQCGKSFKQKTPLNNHVKIHTGEKLHTCDQCGKGFPYKASLKHHMSIHSGEKPHTCDHCGRSFAQKGNLKDHMKIHTGEKPYTCDQCGKSFRFKGHLKKHMAIHTGEKPHKCDQCGMCFACIGVLNKHMVVHSGVKAHKCDQCGKRFTHKESLKRHMSLHSGENLQACDRCEKSFTDKGRFNEHMKIHTGEKPHACDQCGKSFSIKGNLKDHMKIHSGEKPYSCEHCRKSFISNAKLTKHMKIHTGEKPYTCDQCGKSFTQANNLKMHIRSHTGERPYNCDQCSKTFAGPENLKNHLKVHTQEKPHVCLCGKSFPRLTALKLHQKRHCSYCDEI
- the LOC130216653 gene encoding LOW QUALITY PROTEIN: ribonuclease inhibitor-like (The sequence of the model RefSeq protein was modified relative to this genomic sequence to represent the inferred CDS: inserted 1 base in 1 codon; substituted 1 base at 1 genomic stop codon) — translated: MTLDDFFNCRLSNCIITEQCYKALASALRSNPSHLIELDLRGNDPGQSGVKELNELLQDPHCTLKTLRFLSPAADEDCQFVSGFVGKNPLLLKELNLSDRELGVTGVNQISALLQDKHCTIKTLVLHNCGLTEESCSALTTILRSNTGLKELDISNNNLQDSGVKKLQSGIENCTLAKLSLSDCSISDEGYKALASALRSNPSHLIELDLRGNDPGLSVVKKLTELLQDPHCTLKTLRFLSPAADEVCQYLTRIEGKNPLFLKELTLSLHELGDTRVNQLTDLLQDKHCQINTLILWNCKITAEQCVILTXALKSNPSHLRELELSGNQIKNTGVSHLCELLKDSHCKLEKLRCSGVNMFQIRNVTCILELCLLLIFWCVIEISFVLLMMYLLSHELHSLYECSITGEQCVILTSALKSNPSHLRELNLSGNEIRNTGVNLLCEVLKDSHCKLKTLKLKSCSLTDEGCSAVTSALKSNPSHLRELNLSINEIGDSGVKNLSDLLMNKQCKLEKLHLNRCRITESXVVLASALKSNPSHLRELDLSEDQVRNTGLNQLCDILKDPECELAILSLRFCGITDVSTLTVCLLNAKALQFLKELDLAHNNTGNSMAELKNVLRDSNCKLK